In Hoplias malabaricus isolate fHopMal1 chromosome 6, fHopMal1.hap1, whole genome shotgun sequence, a single window of DNA contains:
- the LOC136700213 gene encoding trichohyalin-like has translation MLLITPKRYATQDLILQVRTNQPSTLSQTAMTEFRDYVGDFLTEFKEQIILRATCVADITEAVLSQNLIHDRTARQVQAARTEQEAMRLLFEALERQPSQYRVSFHLILRMTEPELIQELEWRQRNSKCTQTDVDQYSGEKKREDDRSRQKPDTQQKKDSLKRRRLETMRAIEQIEKLWEGTKRERSEIDSMRQRILRQQNEIARMTKEKKQLEMMLAQMRVQLEHVNEKMQQNSDAIHREKDRIEQMRTDLLTERNALEHTRDEMVRERQSIEIMKYDTLRAKEEIESSREAIKLEKERMEQMKTAIQGQIHEIEEKVEETKQAKDEMNQLKAKLEEERNEVDRRRDDITRQREQFEQIKHEINKVKEEMEQRWHETEKEDFEQRAVIQREKDELTNLQAEVQKAKEEIEKNREESKREKDRINQMRVELLKEKNLQEERGQETVRKEKRLEQLKLKIENEREELALNSEMVKQEWEKVEQAKADIQLQVTSIEIKIEEIKRANEKLDRVKVAIQSEKEVLEKQRDDTRKAKEEMEKRRYEIMTEELVKRAHLQREREELEAIKLQIQKENDLERVKVEKMKEDFIQTKKEAQQDREATAQMKAEIKIEKDNLIRRQEDILREKQELERIKHETVRAKEEMEKSKEITIRENEKMEKMKADIQMQIEDIENKVKETSQAKQNMDEMKAKLEEERDELERKRDSVKREMDQCELIKQEIIRVKEEMDSRWRETEKEELEMREQTQQERERLEQCREELEIVKEDTEKSKKEMWLEIKALEMLKTQAKEDRDAAEKKMDEVKTKFEEFTHVRNEVEREKEEIQRDREMIKEKLNEISQMRNDIQSQMEEIEKKTAVAKTAKDEADQARLAAEEAELHLKKQKEDMEKRRYETVKEELEQRAEMQRKREELEQINDEIQRAQAALQETRDSEKDNLQKILLEAQEERRITEQIKTTLQREMAIQEKRSGELEKERQDLEQLQLQMQKMKEELEKKQYDTMRDDLERKAVQQKEREELDRIRAELERDKTSIHRCSEVMKQDKENLEQKMIEIQGQKEEIRHRLEQVRQAEDHLRQMREEIELQREHLERIRVETEKENEPHENVKKEINNLIEEMERLWDEAERKEQEEREKFQKEKEEVNRKLQEINNEMIQIQDMKVELTRQREEVEAKLKKTKREMDELDQLKTDLQRQKDEIENTITETKSERDEMEQVRAEILRQREDVENKMRQVKTEMEKMLRVKAEIQKQRDELEERMQRAKREMGEMELMTKEMERKKKELDQRMKQTMRKKDEMNRMRMDIQKAKEEMDRKKTETEKEMYEMERAKAEIQRAREEFEIRVEGIGLDLEEKEEINAEIISLIHQIERTREMVWNTKFHMESRMAESQLETVHKEQMNAEMQRLVVEIEQIREMLRKLKNEMQQNKETIRREKDELRTLKIEIQRRRRDLQYREERNMREQGELEVMSAKIQRQRDELDRRLEDLIQKNEKTEQMREEAEQALKEIEQTKMEINKAKELTLQEKTKTAKVFQDNSTMEKLKDEMRDVERLAADRYEVMMSDLEQEKRELEQYKENLLKEKYELERTKENIQMAKHEIEARTSKLREEENEVEKKKNSLINMEDALNAEKEANAKDLGSILQEKEILSQRKQQLDNMQINIERQKNEIDSLYKSTAMVMLKSDKQVQTEDKVCIPKIQEADYKDVATMTKQELEKERESLDKFRKDGKG, from the exons ATGCTACTGATAACACCAAAAAGGTACGCAACACAAG ATCTGATTCTACAGGTGAGAACTAACCAGCCAAGCACCTTGTCCCAAACAGCCATGACAGAATTCAGAGACTATG TTGGAGACTTCCTCACGGAGTTCAAGGAGCAGATCATTTTACGAGCGACATGCGTCGCTGACATCACAGAAGCAGTCCTGTCCCAGAACCTGATCCATGACCGGACAGCCCGTCAAGTTCAAGCTGCTCGTACTGAGCAGGAGGCCATGAGGCTTCTGTTTGAGGCTCTGGAAAGACAACCTTCCCAATACAGAGTCTCCTTCCATCTCATACTGAGAATGACTGAGCCTGAACTTATTCAAGAGCTAG AGTGGCGACAGCGGAACAGCAAGTGTACCCAGACAGACGTGGATCAGTattcaggagaaaaaaaaagagaagatgaCAGGAGTAGACAGAAGCCTGATACCCAGCAAAAGAAAGACTCACTGAAGAGAAGACGGCTGGAGACAATGCGAGCCATTGAGCAAATTGAAAAGCTTTGGGAAGGAACAAAACGAGAGAGAAGTGAGATTGACAGTATGAGGCAGAGAATCCTGCGACAGCAAAATGAAATTGCCAGGatgacaaaagagaaaaagcaGCTTGAAATGATGCTGGCGCAAATGAGGGTACAACTGGAACATGTCAATGAAAAGATGCAACAAAACAGTGATGCGATacacagagaaaaggacagGATTGAGCAAATGAGAACTGACCTTCTAACAGAGAGAAATGCTTTGGAACACACACGTGATGAAATggtcagagagagacaaagcatTGAAATAATGAAGTATGACACATTGAGAGCTAAAGAAGAGATAGAGAGCAGTCGTGAAGCTATAAaattagagaaagaaagaatggaGCAAATGAAGACTGCCATACAGGGCCAAATACATGAAATTGAAGAGAAAGTTGAGGAGACGAAACAAGCTAAAGATGAGATGAATCAGCTGAAAGCTAAACTTGAAGAAGAGAGAAATGAAGTAGACAGGAGGAGGGATGACATCACAAGACAAAGAGAACAAtttgaacaaataaaacatgagaTAAATAAAGTGAAGGAGGAGATGGAACAAAGGTGGCATGAGACTGAGAAGGAAGACTTTGAACAAAGGGCTGTAATCCAGAGGGAAAAAGATGAGTTGACAAATTTGCAAGCTGAAGTTCAgaaagcaaaagaagagattGAAAAGAACAGGGAGGAATCAAAAcgagagaaagacagaataaACCAAATGAGAGTGGAACTGCTTAAAGAGAAAAATCTCCAAGAGGAAAGAGGTCAAGAGACTGTAAGAAAGGAAAAGAGGTTGGAACAGCTGAAGCTCAAgattgaaaatgaaagagaggAGTTGGCACTGAACTCAGAGATGGTAAAACAAGAGTGGGAAAAGGTGGAGCAGGCCAAGGCAGATATACAACTGCAGGTGACATCCATTGAGATCAAGATTGAGGAGATAAAGCGAGCCAATGAAAAACTGGACCGGGTGAAAGTAGCAATTCAGAGTGAAAAGGAGGTTCTGGAAAAGCAGAGAGATGATACACGGAAAGCTAAAGAGGAGATGGAGAAACGAAGGTATGAGATAATGACAGAGGAGCTGGTGAAAAGAGCTCACttacaaagagaaagagaagaactgGAAGCAATCAAACTGCAAATACAGAAGGAAAATGACCTCGAAAGAGTAAAAGTTGAGAAAATGAAGGAGGACTTCATTCAGACAAAGAAAGAGGCTCAACAGGACAGGGAAGCAACTGCACAAATGAAGGCTGAGATAAAGATTGAAAAGGACAATCTCATAAGAAGACAAGAAGACATTTTAAGGGAGAAACAAGAACTAGAGAGAATTAAGCATGAAACAGTCCGAGCCAAAGAGGAGATGGAGAAAAGCAAGGAAATCACAATAcgggaaaatgaaaaaatggaaaaaatgaaaGCTGACATTCAAATGCAAATAGAAGATATAGAAAACAAGGTTAAGGAAACGTCACAAGCAAAGCAAAACATGGATGAGATGAAAGCTAAgttggaggaggagagagatgaGCTGGAAAGGAAAAGGGACAGCGTGAAGAGGGAAATGGATCAGTGTGAGCTTATTAAACAGGAGATCATTCGAGTGAAAGAGGAAATGGACAGTAGATGGCGTGAGACTGAGAAAGAAGAACTAGAGATGAGAGAACAAACCCAGCAAGAACGAGAGAGACTTGAACAGTGTAGGGAAGAGCTTGAGATAGTCAAAGAGGATACAgaaaagagcaagaaagagatgTGGCTAGAAATAAAAGCTCTTGAAATGCTGAAAACTCAAGCTAAAGAAGACAGAGatgctgcagaaaaaaaaatggacgAGGTCAAAACTAAATTTGAGGAGTTTACACATGTCAGGAATGAGgttgaaagagagaaagaagagattcagagagatagagagatgatCAAAGAGAAACTGAATGAAATAAGCCAAATGAGAAATGACATCCAAAGCCAAATGGAAGAAATTGAAAAAAAGACAGCGGTAGCTAAGACAGCGAAGGATGAGGCAGATCAAGCCAGGCTTGCTGCAGAAGAAGCCGAGCTGCACTTGAAAAAGCAAAAGGAGGACATGGAAAAGAGAAGGTATGAGACAGTGAAAGAGGAGCTGGAGCAGAGAGCTGAGatgcaaagaaagagagaggaactgGAACAAATAAATGATGAGATACAAAGAGCCCAAGCAGCATTACAGGAAACAAGAGATTCTGAGAAGGATAACTTGCAGAAGATTTTGCTTGAAGCACAGGAAGAGAGAAGAATCACTGAGCAAATCAAAACTACACTGCAGAGAGAGATGGCCATCCAAGAAAAGCGCTCAGGTGAGCTTGAAAAAGAGAGGCAAGACCTAGAGCAGCTTCAGCTCCAGATGCAGAAGATGAAGGAGGAACTGGAAAAGAAGCAGTATGACACAATGAGAGATGATTTAGAGAGGAAGGCTGTGCAGCAAAAAGAAAGGGAAGAGCTAGACAGGATCAGAGCTGAGCTGGAGAGAGACAAAACATCCATACATAGATGCAGTGAGGTCATGAAACAAGACAAGGAAAATTTAGAGCAGAAGATGATAGAGATTCAAGGGCAAAAGGAAGAAATTAGACATAGATTAGAGCAGGTCAGGCAAGCAGAGGATCATTTAAGACAAATGAGAGAAGAAATTGAGCTTCAGAGAGAACATTTGGAGAGGATCCGTgtggagacagagaaagaaaatgagccACATGAAAACGTCAAGAAAGAAATTAACAACTTAATTGAAGAAATGGAGAGACTGTGGGATGAAgcagaaagaaaagaacaagaagaaagagagaaatttcAGAAGGAGAAAGAAGAGGTTAATAGAAAGTTACAGGAGATAAACAATGAGATGATTCAAATACAAGACATGAAAGTGGAGTTAAcaagacagagggaggaggtAGAGGCCAAATTGAAGAAGACAAAAAGAGAAATGGATGAACTTGACCAATTAAAAACAGACCTGCAGCGACAGAAAGATGAGATtgaaaacacaatcacagagaCTAAAAGTGAGAGGGATGAAATGGAGCAGGTGAGAGCTGAAATACTAAGGCAAAGGGAGGATGTTGAAAACAAAATGCGACAAGTGAAAACAGAGATGGAAAAGATGCTGCGAGTCAAGgcagaaatacaaaaacaaagagaTGAACTGGAGGAGAGGATGCAGAGGGCCAAAAGAGAGATGGGAGAGATGGAACTTATGACaaaagaaatggagagaaagaaaaaagagcttGACCAAAGAATGAAGCAGACCATGAGGAAAAAAGACGAGATGAACAGAATGAGAATGGACATACAGAAAGCAAAAGAAGAAATGGATCGtaaaaagacagagacagagaaggagatGTATGAGATGGAACGTGCTAAAGCTGAGATCCAAAGAGCACGAGAGGAATTTGAGATTAGGGTAGAAGGGATAGGTCTAGACCtggaagagaaagaagagataAATGCTGAGATTATCAGCCTGATTCACCAGATTGAAAGAACCAGAGAAATGGTATGGAATACAAAATTTCATATGGAAAGCAGGATGGCAGAAAGTCAGCTGGAAACAGTTCACAAAGAGCAGATGAATGCCGAGATGCAGAGACTTGTTGTAGAAATTGAACAAATCAGAGAGATGCTGCGAAAGCTGAAAAATGAAATGCAACAAAACAAGGAGACaataaggagagagaaagatgagtTAAGAACATTAAAAATTGAGATACAACGAAGACGAAGAGACTTGCAGTACAGAGAAGAAAGGAACATGAGAGAACAGGGTGAGTTGGAGGTCATGAGTGCAAAGATACAGCGACAAAGAGATGAATTAGATCGGCGATTGGAAGACCTCATAcagaaaaatgagaaaacagAACAGATGAGGGAAGAGGCAGAACAGGCTTTGAAAGAAATCGAGCAAACAAAGATGGAAATAAACAAGGCAAAAGAACTGACTCTCCAAGAAAAGACCAAGACAGCAAAG GTATTCCAAGACAACAGCACAATGGAGAAGTTAAAAGATGAAATGAGAGATGTGGAAAGACTTGCAGCTGATCGCTATGAAGTGATGATGTCTGATTTAGAACAAGAAAAGAGGGAGCTGGAACAATACAAAGAAAACTTGTTAAAAGAGAAATATGAACTGGAAAGAACAAAGGAAAATATCCAAATGGCAAAACATGAAATTGAAGCAAGGACGTCCAAACTGAGAGAGGAGGAAAACGAggtggaaaagaagaaaaatagtCTGATAAATATGGAGGATGCACTGAATGCAGAGAAAGAGGCCAATGCAAAGGATTTAGGTAGCATACTGCAAGAGAAAGAAATACTGAGTCAAAGGAAACAGCAGCTTGATAACATGCAGATAAATATTGAGAGACAAAAGAATGAAATAGACAGCTTATACAAATCTACAGCCATGGTCATGTTAAAATCAGATAAGCAAGTGCAAACTGAAGACAAGGTGTGCATCCCAAAGATACAAGAGGCCGATTATAAAGATGTGGCAACAATGACTAAACAGGAgctggagaaagaaagagaatctCTAGACAAGTTCCGCAAAGAT GGAAAAGGATGA